The Xanthomonas rydalmerensis genomic interval GGAAGGCTACCGCGCCGGCGATGTGCTGCCTGGCGATGGTCCGATCGCGCAGGCGCTGGCCGAACTGAAGCAGCCCGGCGCCGTGGCGCGGGCGGCTGCGGCGGCACCGGCCGGCAAGGGCAAGGCCAAGCCGGCGCACAAGCCGGCGGGCGCGGTGCCGAAGGCAGCCCCGGCGAAGCCGCCGGCGGCGGAACCGGCCAAGCCCGATCCCGCCAAGTCCGAACCTGCAAAGACCGAGTCCGACAAGACCGAGCCTGCGCCGGCCTCCAGCCCCTGAGCCGGCCGCGGCCGCCCCACCGCCATCGCGCGCGGCTTGGCCGCTGCGCGGTGGCGGCCAGCGGCTCAGTCGGCGGCGCTGAGGACGTCGGGATTGGCCAGGCGTTGCGGCGTGCCGGCGGCGAAGGCCAGCACGTTGTCGAAGGCCGCGCCGAAATACAGGTCGTAGCTGCTATGTTCGACGTAACCCAGGTGCGGCGTCGCCAGCACCCGCGGATGCCGCAGCAGCGGATGCTGCGGATCCAGCACCGGCTCCTGCTCGAACACGTCCAGTGCCGCCTGCCCGGGACGGCCGGCCTCCAGCGCCGCCAGCAGCGCGCCGGGAGCGAGCAGTTCGGCGCGGCTGGTGTTGACCAGCAGCGCATCGGGTTTCATCCGCAGCAGGTCGTCCAGTCCGATCTGGTGGCGGGTGGCCGCGGCCAGGCGGCGATGCAGCGTCAGCACGTCGCTCTCGGCGAACAGCGCCTCGCGGCTGGCGGCGACCGCGAAGCCGTCGGCGCGCGCCTGCGCACAACTGTCCTCGCCGCCCCACACCTGCACGCGCATGCCGAAGGCACGGCCGTAGGCGGCGACGCGTCGACCGATCTTGCCGTAGCTCCAGATGCCCAGGGTCAGGCCGTCCACGCTGCGGCCCAAGTGCGCATCGCCGGTGGCCTGCCAGTGCCCGGCCAGCAGCGCATCGCGGTAGGCGGGCAAGCGCCGGCTGGCCGCCATCAGCAGCGCCCAGGTCAGTTCCGCCGGCGCCACCGGCGAGCCGACGCCTTCGGCCACGGCCACGCCGCGCGCGGTGCAGGCGGCCAGGTCGATGTGTTCGCCGATCCGTCCGGTCTGGCTGATCAGGCGCAGCTTCGGCAACTGCGCCAGCAGCGCGGCATCGATGCGGGTGCGCTCGCGGATCAGCATCAGCGCCTCGGCCTCGGCGGCGTGGCGGACCAGGGTTTGCCGGTCGGGCGCCAGCGCGGTCAGCACCTGCACGCTGTGCGCGTGCAGCCGCGCGAAGCAGGGCAGGTGGCGCACCGCATCCTGATAGTCGTCGGCGATCAGGATGCGCATCGACTCAGCGGGGTTTGCCGGGCATCGGGAACGGCGTGACCACCTTCTCACCGGTGGCCGCATCGCGGATCGTCGATTGGCCCTTCTTCTCCACTTCCTCGATGCGCACGATGCTCTGCATCGGCAGGTGCAGCGTCTTGGTGTCGCCGAACTCCTCGCGCAGGCGCTCCTCGGTGGGATCGATCACCAGCCCGTCGTGCACGTCGAACACCAGCGTGCCGATCTCGGTGAAGCCCCACAGGTGACTGCTGCCGACGTGCTGGCAGTACAGCTCGTAGACCTTGCCGTGGTTGAGGAAGGTCACTTTGTACAGGTGCTTGAACATGCGCGCAGTATAAGGCGGCCGTCGCCGCACGCGGCTCAGAAGCCCTTGCGCTTGCGCAGCCGTCGCGCGATCGCCGCGCGCACGTACAGCCCGTAGACCATGCCGAAGGCGAAGCCGGCCAGGTGCGCCGACCACGCCACCATGCCGAACGCCGGGCCGATGTAGGCGAATACCACCTGCAGCGCCGCCCAGGTGCCGATCAGCAGTGAGGCCGGGGCGCGCACGAATTCCAGGAACAGCCCCAGCGGCAGCACCACGCCGAGCTTGGCCCGCGGGAACAGCGCTAGATACGTGCCGATCAGCGCCGAGACCGCGCCGCTGGCGCCGATGATGACCCGGTCCGGGGTACCAACCGCGAACACCGCGGCCAGGTTGGAGATCGCCCCGCCGCCCAGGAACAGCAGCAGGAACCGCCACGGCCCCAGCACGCGCTCGGCGGGCAGACCGAAAATCAGCAGGAACACCAGGTTGCCGAGCAGGTGCGACCAATCGGCGTGCAGGAACAGCGCGGTGAACAGGCGCAGCACGCTGCCGTCCTGCACCGTCGCCAGCCAGTCGCGCGGGCTGCCGACCCCGGCCGAGAGCGCCCCCCAGTCCAGCCACAGGGTCGCGCGCGCCTCGTCGGGGCGGCTGATCGACCACAGGAACGCCAGCCACATCGCCGCGAACAACAGCGGGGTGGCCCAGCGCAGCGTGGTGCGTTCGCGGGAAGGGATGGAGACGAACATGCGAGAGAAAGAGGGGACCGGAAACCGCCAGGGACGCCACGATAACGGCTTCATCCGGCTGAACGCACGCCCACTCCACACGAAGCTGAACGCATCATGTCGTTATTGTTTAGTTAACGGTGCGGGGTATACTCGCATACGGCGTCGTATGTCGGGAGGGGACTCCGGCGCGCATTCCTGGGCCTGCTCGGCCCGGGCCTGCGCAGGCGCGAACACAGACAATTCGTCTTCCGGAGAAAAACTAGCCATGCAAAACGCAACCCAGTTCGTCCGTTTCACCGCTCTGGCCGTCGGCATCGTCGGCGCGCTGGCCATGGGCCAGGCGCACGGCGCCGCGTTCCAGCTCAAGGAGAACAGCGCCAAGGGTCTGGGCCGCGCCTTTGCCGGCTCCGGCAGCGCCCCGGGCGATGCCTCGATCATCGCCGTGAACCCGGCCGGCATGCGCCAGCTCGACGGCAAGGTGTTCCAGGCCGACGTCAGCGCCATCCAGTTCTCGGCCAAGTACCAGGGCGACGGCGGCACCTATGCCAACGGCGCGCCGATCTCCGGCGGCCGTGGCGGCGACGCCGGCATGATCGCGCCGGTTCCGGCCGTGTACTTCCACATGCCGTTCGGCGAAAACAACAACATGCACTTCGGCACCTCGCTGACCGTGCCGTTCGGCTTCAAGACCGAATACGACCGCGACTGGGTCGGCCGCTACAACGGCGTGAAGACCGAGCTGCAGGCGATCGATCTGAACTTCGCCTTCTCCTACGACGTCAACCCGTACGTGTCGTTCGGCGCGTCCGTGTTCGCCGAGCGCCTGGACATCGACCTGAGCAATGCCATCGACTTCGGCACCCTGCTGGCCGCGCGCCGCGTGCCGGGCTTCGCGCCGGGCAGCGCCGATGGTTTCTCGCGCATCAAGGGCGACAACACCGAGGTCGGCTTCACCCTGGGCGGCCTGTTCAGCGTCGACG includes:
- a CDS encoding rhomboid family intramembrane serine protease, with amino-acid sequence MFVSIPSRERTTLRWATPLLFAAMWLAFLWSISRPDEARATLWLDWGALSAGVGSPRDWLATVQDGSVLRLFTALFLHADWSHLLGNLVFLLIFGLPAERVLGPWRFLLLFLGGGAISNLAAVFAVGTPDRVIIGASGAVSALIGTYLALFPRAKLGVVLPLGLFLEFVRAPASLLIGTWAALQVVFAYIGPAFGMVAWSAHLAGFAFGMVYGLYVRAAIARRLRKRKGF
- a CDS encoding DUF1820 family protein — encoded protein: MFKHLYKVTFLNHGKVYELYCQHVGSSHLWGFTEIGTLVFDVHDGLVIDPTEERLREEFGDTKTLHLPMQSIVRIEEVEKKGQSTIRDAATGEKVVTPFPMPGKPR
- a CDS encoding outer membrane protein transport protein, whose amino-acid sequence is MQNATQFVRFTALAVGIVGALAMGQAHGAAFQLKENSAKGLGRAFAGSGSAPGDASIIAVNPAGMRQLDGKVFQADVSAIQFSAKYQGDGGTYANGAPISGGRGGDAGMIAPVPAVYFHMPFGENNNMHFGTSLTVPFGFKTEYDRDWVGRYNGVKTELQAIDLNFAFSYDVNPYVSFGASVFAERLDIDLSNAIDFGTLLAARRVPGFAPGSADGFSRIKGDNTEVGFTLGGLFSVDEHTHIGFSYRSQVEHKITDGDANFTVPGNAATVLAFAAPGTFVDTKGRATVKLPASATASFTHDINEQWTVMADVTRTAWSKFDKVTVDFASNQPDSVLDFSYRDTTFVSLGADYRMSDTLTLRGGVAYDQTPTTDQHRDVRVPDASRKWVSLGLTWKPSQQAEYSFGYTHLFTSDPSIATTSATGNTLVGDYDVSGNVLAASVNYKF
- a CDS encoding D-2-hydroxyacid dehydrogenase family protein, with product MRILIADDYQDAVRHLPCFARLHAHSVQVLTALAPDRQTLVRHAAEAEALMLIRERTRIDAALLAQLPKLRLISQTGRIGEHIDLAACTARGVAVAEGVGSPVAPAELTWALLMAASRRLPAYRDALLAGHWQATGDAHLGRSVDGLTLGIWSYGKIGRRVAAYGRAFGMRVQVWGGEDSCAQARADGFAVAASREALFAESDVLTLHRRLAAATRHQIGLDDLLRMKPDALLVNTSRAELLAPGALLAALEAGRPGQAALDVFEQEPVLDPQHPLLRHPRVLATPHLGYVEHSSYDLYFGAAFDNVLAFAAGTPQRLANPDVLSAAD